A single region of the Arthrobacter sp. zg-Y820 genome encodes:
- a CDS encoding MogA/MoaB family molybdenum cofactor biosynthesis protein, with amino-acid sequence MSPRPAAPQQPPRRTAGVLIASTRAARGVYEDECGPLAADWLYALGFDVVLAEVVPDGPAVGESLRKMLALGPAVILTSGGTGLSPTDSTPEQTLPLLDRQVPGIMEALRADGRTKTPMAAISRGYAGTAGSTFIVNLPGSPGAVADGLAVLEPIIGHICGQMEGRNEH; translated from the coding sequence ATGAGCCCCCGGCCCGCAGCGCCGCAGCAGCCGCCCCGCCGCACGGCCGGCGTCCTGATCGCCTCCACGCGCGCAGCCCGCGGCGTCTATGAAGACGAGTGCGGGCCGCTGGCCGCCGACTGGCTCTACGCCCTGGGCTTCGACGTCGTGCTGGCCGAGGTGGTGCCCGACGGCCCCGCCGTGGGGGAGTCGCTGCGGAAAATGCTCGCCCTCGGACCGGCGGTGATCCTGACCAGTGGCGGAACCGGGCTGTCGCCCACTGACTCCACCCCGGAGCAGACGCTGCCGCTGCTGGACCGGCAGGTTCCGGGCATTATGGAGGCGCTGCGCGCCGACGGCCGCACCAAGACCCCCATGGCCGCCATCAGCCGCGGCTACGCCGGCACGGCCGGCTCCACGTTCATCGTGAACCTCCCCGGTTCACCGGGAGCCGTGGCGGACGGGCTTGCGGTGCTGGAACCGATCATCGGGCACATCTGCGGGCAGATGGAGGGACGCAATGAGCACTGA
- a CDS encoding molybdenum cofactor biosynthesis protein MoaE yields the protein MSTDRSARGGAAAGASEVVNATVSDLPLNADHASGAAWSPECGAVVGFSGIVRNHDGGRGVASLAYSAHPSAEQVIADVAADIAGRYDGVRIWVGHRTGPLQIGEAALVAAVAAAHRGVAFAACSELVDTVKERVPIWKEQGFSDGTSEWVGVSDAPQ from the coding sequence ATGAGCACTGACCGCAGCGCACGCGGGGGCGCCGCAGCCGGCGCCTCGGAAGTGGTCAACGCGACCGTCTCGGACCTGCCGCTGAACGCCGACCACGCCTCCGGTGCCGCCTGGTCGCCCGAGTGCGGTGCCGTGGTGGGCTTCAGCGGCATTGTCCGCAACCACGACGGCGGACGCGGCGTCGCGAGCCTGGCCTACAGTGCGCATCCCTCGGCGGAGCAGGTCATCGCCGACGTTGCGGCGGATATTGCCGGCAGGTACGACGGCGTGCGGATCTGGGTCGGGCACCGCACCGGTCCGCTGCAGATCGGCGAGGCAGCGCTGGTGGCTGCCGTGGCCGCAGCACACCGCGGGGTTGCCTTCGCCGCCTGCTCGGAGCTGGTGGACACGGTCAAGGAACGCGTTCCGATCTGGAAGGAACAGGGCTTCAGCGACGGGACCTCCGAGTGGGTGGGTGTCAGCGACGCTCCGCAGTGA
- the dapB gene encoding 4-hydroxy-tetrahydrodipicolinate reductase produces the protein MTEQLAVAVLGAGGRMGSEAVRAVEAAPDLKLVAALGRGDSLETLVSAGAQYIVDLTVPDSTEANVRFAVEHGMHAVVGTTGWDAARLDRLSALLEAHPGTAVLIAPNFALGSVLATAFAAKAARYFESVEVIELHHPDKIDAPSGTAVRTAQLIAEARADAGVEPSPDATTKEVPGARGADIDGVRVHAVRLRGLVAHQEVLLGGAGEQLTIRHDSFDRASFMPGVLLGLRKAAAHPGLTVGLDGYLNLND, from the coding sequence ATGACTGAGCAACTCGCCGTAGCGGTCCTCGGGGCCGGCGGCCGCATGGGATCCGAAGCCGTCCGAGCCGTCGAAGCGGCGCCCGACCTGAAACTGGTGGCCGCCCTGGGCCGCGGGGATTCCCTCGAGACGCTCGTCTCCGCCGGCGCGCAGTACATCGTGGACCTCACGGTTCCGGACAGCACCGAAGCCAACGTCCGCTTCGCTGTCGAGCACGGGATGCACGCCGTCGTCGGCACCACCGGCTGGGACGCGGCACGACTGGACCGGCTCTCCGCGCTGCTGGAGGCCCATCCCGGCACCGCAGTGCTGATTGCCCCGAACTTCGCGCTCGGCTCGGTGCTCGCCACGGCGTTTGCCGCCAAGGCCGCCCGCTACTTCGAGTCGGTGGAAGTCATTGAACTGCACCACCCGGACAAGATCGACGCCCCCTCCGGCACCGCGGTGCGCACCGCGCAGCTGATTGCCGAGGCCCGCGCCGACGCCGGAGTGGAACCGTCACCGGATGCCACCACCAAGGAAGTTCCCGGTGCCCGCGGCGCCGACATCGACGGCGTGCGCGTCCACGCCGTCCGGCTGCGCGGTCTGGTGGCGCACCAGGAGGTGCTGCTCGGCGGTGCGGGGGAGCAGCTGACCATCCGCCACGATTCGTTTGACCGGGCATCCTTCATGCCCGGCGTCCTGCTGGGACTGCGGAAAGCCGCAGCCCATCCCGGCCTGACCGTCGGTCTTGACGGCTACCTCAACCTGAACGACTAA
- a CDS encoding heparan-alpha-glucosaminide N-acetyltransferase domain-containing protein: MIGRRLTGIDAARGAALLGMMATHIFPLYDEQTGEPSWVGLVFSGRSSALFAVVAGIGLALLTGGSQPRSGRALSADRRGIAMRALIIALVGLALGGLETSIAVILFHYGILFLLALPFVGMRLPKLALWAVVWLLLSPVLAYLVRPWIYAAIDPSTLDTNITWESFLQPATLLVDVLFTGFYPALQWLSYLLIGMVIGRLRLGEITAQVGLVAAGIVAAAGAKFLSYYLLFDRGGLAALEETASGRLWPLARMMDVNLAGVEQTGSWWWLAVSGPHSGGPLDLLHSAGIAAAVVGVCLLLTRARPNLLLPLSAAGAMTLTLYSLHVWVMSVTDALPEPPEPVWLFWISAVLAAGIGIAFVRLGSRGPLEMVTHGASQLARHGSRTGK, encoded by the coding sequence ATGATCGGACGGCGGCTTACGGGCATCGATGCGGCCCGGGGCGCAGCGCTTCTGGGCATGATGGCGACCCACATCTTTCCCCTCTACGACGAGCAGACCGGTGAGCCGTCCTGGGTGGGCCTGGTGTTCTCCGGACGCTCCTCGGCACTGTTCGCGGTGGTGGCCGGCATAGGCCTCGCGCTGCTCACCGGCGGCAGCCAGCCGCGGTCCGGACGGGCGCTGTCAGCGGATCGGCGGGGCATCGCGATGCGGGCGCTGATCATCGCGCTCGTGGGCCTGGCGCTCGGCGGTCTGGAGACCTCCATCGCCGTCATCCTCTTCCACTACGGCATCCTGTTCCTGCTGGCACTGCCGTTCGTGGGTATGCGCCTGCCCAAGCTCGCGCTCTGGGCCGTCGTCTGGCTGCTGCTCTCCCCCGTGCTGGCCTATCTGGTCCGGCCGTGGATCTACGCCGCCATCGACCCGTCGACCCTGGACACGAACATCACGTGGGAGTCCTTCCTGCAGCCGGCGACCCTGCTGGTTGACGTGCTCTTTACCGGCTTTTATCCGGCGCTGCAGTGGCTGAGCTACCTGCTGATCGGGATGGTGATCGGACGGCTCCGGCTCGGCGAGATCACGGCCCAGGTTGGGCTGGTTGCCGCCGGAATTGTTGCCGCCGCCGGAGCAAAGTTCCTCAGCTATTACCTGCTGTTCGACCGGGGCGGATTGGCCGCCCTGGAGGAGACCGCATCCGGCCGCCTCTGGCCGCTGGCCAGGATGATGGACGTGAACCTGGCCGGTGTGGAGCAGACCGGTTCCTGGTGGTGGCTGGCCGTGAGCGGGCCGCACTCGGGCGGCCCGCTGGACCTGCTGCACAGCGCAGGCATCGCGGCCGCCGTCGTCGGCGTGTGCCTGCTCCTGACCCGCGCGCGGCCGAACCTGCTGCTGCCGCTCTCGGCCGCCGGCGCCATGACGCTGACCCTGTACAGCCTGCACGTCTGGGTCATGTCCGTTACCGATGCGCTGCCGGAACCGCCGGAGCCGGTGTGGCTGTTCTGGATTTCGGCCGTCCTGGCGGCGGGCATCGGCATCGCCTTCGTCCGGCTCGGGTCGCGGGGTCCGCTGGAGATGGTGACGCACGGAGCCTCGCAGCTGGCGCGGCACGGGTCGCGGACCGGCAAGTAG
- the dapA gene encoding 4-hydroxy-tetrahydrodipicolinate synthase has product MVDSDTRVLPFGTLVTAMVTPFTEDGAVDFDATAKLANKLVEDGCDGLVVSGTTGETSTLEDSEKEDLFRVVAETVGGRAKVIAGTGTNHTSHSVEMARRALRAGADAQLVVTPYYNKPTQAGVVGHFEAVAAATDLPIMVYDIPGRAGIAISTDTMIRLANIPAVMALKDAKADFAAITQVLANTNLDVYAGDDGLTLPWMAAGAVGVVSVTAHVATAQFRALVDAAAAGDFATARRIHFELDPLVRAVMTHIPGAVSAKQILAMQGVIPSAAVRLPLVAPDAIEMETVLTDLAEAGWDFSSTSSYDKA; this is encoded by the coding sequence ATGGTTGACTCTGATACTCGTGTACTCCCGTTTGGAACCCTCGTCACGGCAATGGTGACACCGTTCACCGAGGACGGAGCCGTGGACTTTGACGCCACGGCGAAACTCGCCAACAAGCTGGTCGAAGACGGGTGTGACGGCCTTGTGGTTTCCGGAACCACGGGTGAAACCTCCACTCTGGAGGACAGCGAAAAGGAAGACCTGTTCCGCGTCGTCGCCGAAACCGTGGGAGGCCGCGCCAAGGTCATCGCCGGCACCGGCACCAACCACACGTCCCACTCGGTGGAGATGGCCCGCCGCGCGCTGCGGGCCGGCGCCGACGCCCAGCTGGTCGTGACGCCGTATTACAACAAGCCCACGCAGGCCGGCGTCGTCGGGCACTTTGAAGCCGTGGCCGCTGCCACAGACCTGCCGATCATGGTTTACGACATCCCCGGCCGCGCCGGCATCGCGATCTCCACCGACACCATGATCCGGCTCGCCAACATTCCCGCCGTCATGGCCCTGAAGGACGCGAAGGCGGATTTCGCCGCCATCACGCAGGTGCTCGCCAACACCAACCTTGACGTCTACGCCGGCGACGACGGCCTGACCCTGCCGTGGATGGCCGCCGGAGCCGTGGGCGTCGTCAGCGTCACCGCCCACGTGGCCACCGCGCAGTTCCGTGCGCTGGTCGACGCCGCCGCCGCCGGAGACTTCGCCACCGCCCGGCGGATCCACTTCGAACTGGACCCCCTGGTGCGCGCCGTCATGACCCACATTCCCGGAGCCGTCTCCGCCAAGCAGATCCTGGCCATGCAGGGAGTCATTCCCAGCGCGGCGGTCCGGCTGCCGCTGGTCGCACCGGACGCCATCGAAATGGAAACCGTCCTGACGGATCTGGCCGAGGCCGGCTGGGACTTCTCCTCGACCAGCTCCTACGACAAGGCATAA
- a CDS encoding ribonuclease J has protein sequence MTETAVSALSTPPALEEGTLRIVPLGGLGEIGRNMAVFEINGKLLIVDCGVLFPEETQPGVDLILPDFSYIEDRLDDVVGLVLTHGHEDHIGAVPYLLRLKQDIPLIGSQLTLALIEAKLQEHRIKPFTLTVTEGQVEQFGPFECEFVAVNHSIPDALAVFIRTEGGTVLHTGDFKMDQLPLDGRITDLRAFARLGQEGVDLYMADSTNADVPGFTTAEREIGPVLEALFGKVKKRIIVASFSSHIHRVQQVLDAAAVHGRKVCFVGRSMVRNMAIAEKLGYLNVPAGILVDLKNVDDMPDDQLVLMSTGSQGEPMAALSRMANGDHRIRVGRGDTVILASSLIPGNENAVFRVINGLMKLGADVVHKGNAKIHVSGHASAGELLYTYNILQPKNAMPVHGETRHLIANGKLAEATGVPAQNVILADDGTVVDLRDGKARVVGAVECGFVYVDGSSVGEITDTDLKDRVILGEEGFISVITVVNRSTGTIVSGPEIHARGFAEDDAVFDEIKPKISAALQEAVTSNKDHTTHQLQQVVRRVVGTWVNRRLRRRPMIVPVVLEA, from the coding sequence ATGACTGAAACCGCAGTCTCCGCGCTGAGCACCCCGCCCGCCCTGGAAGAGGGCACCCTGAGGATCGTTCCCCTCGGCGGCCTCGGCGAGATCGGCCGCAACATGGCCGTCTTCGAAATCAACGGCAAGCTGCTGATCGTGGACTGCGGCGTCCTCTTTCCGGAGGAAACCCAGCCCGGTGTTGACCTGATCCTGCCGGACTTCTCCTACATCGAAGACCGGCTCGACGACGTCGTCGGCCTGGTCCTCACCCACGGCCACGAAGACCACATCGGTGCGGTGCCGTACCTGCTGCGCCTGAAGCAGGACATTCCGCTCATCGGTTCCCAGCTGACGCTGGCGCTGATCGAAGCCAAGCTGCAGGAACACCGGATCAAGCCCTTCACCCTCACCGTCACCGAGGGACAGGTGGAGCAGTTCGGCCCGTTCGAATGCGAATTCGTGGCCGTGAACCACTCCATTCCGGACGCCCTTGCCGTGTTCATCCGCACCGAGGGCGGCACCGTCCTGCACACCGGCGACTTCAAGATGGACCAGCTGCCGCTGGACGGACGGATCACTGACCTGCGCGCCTTCGCCCGGCTGGGCCAGGAGGGCGTGGACCTGTACATGGCCGATTCCACGAACGCCGACGTGCCCGGCTTCACCACCGCGGAGCGGGAGATCGGTCCGGTGCTGGAGGCGCTGTTCGGCAAGGTGAAGAAGCGCATCATCGTGGCGTCCTTCTCCTCCCACATCCACCGCGTGCAGCAGGTGTTGGACGCCGCGGCCGTGCATGGCCGCAAGGTCTGCTTCGTCGGCCGGTCCATGGTCCGCAACATGGCCATCGCCGAAAAGCTGGGCTACCTCAACGTGCCCGCCGGCATCCTGGTGGACCTGAAAAACGTTGACGACATGCCCGATGACCAGCTGGTGCTGATGTCCACCGGATCACAGGGCGAGCCGATGGCCGCCCTGTCCCGCATGGCCAACGGCGACCACCGGATCCGGGTCGGCCGGGGCGACACTGTCATCCTGGCCTCTTCCCTGATCCCGGGCAACGAAAACGCCGTCTTCCGGGTCATCAACGGCCTGATGAAGCTGGGCGCCGACGTGGTGCACAAGGGCAACGCCAAGATCCACGTCTCCGGCCACGCCTCGGCCGGCGAGCTGCTGTACACCTACAACATCCTGCAGCCCAAGAACGCGATGCCGGTGCACGGCGAAACCCGGCACCTGATCGCCAACGGCAAGCTGGCCGAAGCCACCGGGGTGCCCGCGCAGAACGTCATCCTGGCCGACGATGGCACAGTGGTGGACCTGCGCGACGGCAAGGCCCGGGTGGTCGGCGCGGTGGAGTGCGGCTTCGTCTACGTGGACGGCTCCAGCGTCGGCGAGATCACCGACACCGACCTCAAGGACCGCGTCATCCTCGGCGAGGAAGGCTTCATCTCGGTCATCACCGTGGTCAACCGCAGTACCGGCACCATCGTCTCGGGCCCGGAAATCCATGCCCGCGGCTTCGCCGAAGACGACGCCGTGTTCGACGAAATCAAGCCCAAGATCAGCGCCGCGCTGCAGGAGGCCGTCACCTCCAACAAGGACCACACCACTCACCAGCTGCAGCAGGTGGTCCGCCGGGTGGTGGGTACCTGGGTCAACCGCCGGCTGCGCCGCCGGCCCATGATCGTCCCGGTGGTCCTGGAGGCCTAA
- a CDS encoding DNA translocase FtsK: protein MATRTSPAARGGASGRTTSRNTGGTSAKTSGKAQPRGKATSRSGAAAKAQADAEQVPLPLRAIQGAWMGMARLAGAGIRKLGADVVPDRDVRRDGTGFFLILTALAVATVEWWALRGPVADVIHAGAAGTFGWMAVVLPFLLLTGAVRLFRYPERHHANSRISIGLVLVLFAGSGITHIVGGSPALSDGFDRLWASGGIVGFLVAGPLSAALTEWPVAILLGFLIFVGLLIITATPFRHIPLRLRGLYEHLMGQDLAPDDPEAHDQSYLYERDQRPAKAPKTPKKKSRMFNRSSDEEAESSAEGFAGDEAFERAVLADEDEEALTAAAAEPAVPPGVRRPTRSELATQKIRRAQGLPAGGFDGAEPPTEAISMVPEAASAFPVTDGLPAVAALPPVPARTVRNLTPATPIPQRTEQLQLSGDVTYTLPPSEFLPAGPPAKERSEANDAVVDALTNTLDQFKVEAHVTGFSRGPTVTRYEIELSPGTKVERVTALSKNISYAVASSDVRILSPIPGKSAIGIEIPNADKEVVALGDVLRSNAARKTEHPMVMGVGKDVEGGFVVANLAKMPHLLVAGATGAGKSSFVNSMITSILMRSTPDEVRMVMVDPKRVELTAYEGVPHLITPIITNPKKAAEALQWVVREMDTRYDDLANFGFKHIDDFNKAVKLGKVIPPAGSKRVVRAYPYLLVIVDELADLMMVAPRDVEDSIVRITQLARAAGIHLVLATQRPSVDVVTGLIKANVPSRMAFATSSVTDSRVVLDQPGAEKLLGQGDALFLPMGANKPIRVQGAWVTESEIHRVVEHVKGQLGAVYREDVTVTAPKKQIEDDIGDDMDLLLQATELVVTTQFGSTSMLQRKLRVGFAKAGRLMDLLESRGVVGPSEGSKARDVMVKPDDLAATLAAISGGDGANGANGPGAAETAALAANANANHGFEPEGPVDLVAQDLESRKQSAEYYDGGEDDDGDGSEDAWKLTGH, encoded by the coding sequence ATGGCCACTCGTACTTCCCCTGCCGCACGCGGCGGTGCTTCCGGCCGGACCACCAGCCGGAACACCGGGGGCACCTCAGCAAAAACCTCCGGAAAAGCCCAGCCGCGGGGCAAGGCGACCAGCCGTTCGGGGGCCGCCGCCAAGGCGCAGGCCGACGCCGAACAGGTGCCGCTGCCGCTGCGCGCCATTCAGGGTGCATGGATGGGCATGGCCCGGCTGGCCGGTGCGGGCATCCGCAAACTCGGTGCCGACGTCGTTCCCGACCGGGACGTCCGCCGCGACGGAACCGGCTTCTTCCTGATCCTCACGGCGCTGGCCGTGGCCACCGTTGAGTGGTGGGCCCTGCGCGGTCCGGTGGCCGACGTCATCCATGCCGGTGCCGCCGGCACCTTCGGCTGGATGGCCGTCGTCTTGCCGTTCCTGCTCCTGACCGGGGCCGTGCGGCTGTTCCGCTACCCCGAACGGCACCACGCCAACAGCCGGATCAGCATCGGCCTGGTCCTGGTTCTATTTGCCGGCTCCGGCATCACTCACATCGTGGGCGGCTCGCCCGCGCTCTCTGACGGCTTCGACCGGCTGTGGGCCTCCGGCGGCATTGTCGGGTTCCTGGTGGCCGGCCCGCTGTCCGCGGCGCTGACCGAGTGGCCGGTGGCCATCCTGCTGGGGTTCCTGATTTTTGTGGGCCTGCTGATCATCACCGCCACCCCCTTCCGGCACATCCCGCTGCGCCTGCGCGGCCTGTACGAGCACCTCATGGGCCAGGACCTTGCCCCGGACGATCCCGAGGCCCACGACCAGAGCTACCTGTATGAACGCGATCAGCGTCCGGCCAAGGCTCCGAAGACTCCGAAAAAGAAGTCTCGGATGTTCAACCGCAGCTCCGATGAGGAGGCTGAATCCTCAGCCGAGGGCTTCGCCGGAGACGAGGCCTTTGAACGCGCCGTGCTTGCCGACGAAGACGAAGAGGCGCTAACCGCCGCGGCGGCCGAACCAGCCGTGCCGCCGGGCGTGCGCCGCCCCACCCGGTCCGAACTGGCCACCCAGAAGATCCGCCGCGCCCAGGGCCTGCCGGCCGGCGGTTTCGACGGCGCCGAGCCGCCCACCGAAGCCATCAGCATGGTTCCGGAGGCCGCCTCGGCCTTCCCCGTGACCGACGGCCTGCCGGCCGTAGCAGCCCTGCCGCCGGTCCCCGCCCGGACGGTCCGGAACCTCACCCCGGCCACCCCCATCCCGCAGCGCACCGAACAGCTGCAGCTCTCCGGCGACGTGACCTACACGCTGCCGCCGTCCGAGTTCCTGCCCGCCGGGCCGCCGGCGAAGGAGCGCTCGGAAGCCAATGACGCCGTCGTCGACGCCCTGACCAACACCCTGGACCAGTTCAAGGTCGAAGCCCACGTCACCGGCTTCAGCCGCGGCCCCACGGTCACCCGCTACGAGATCGAGCTGTCCCCGGGCACCAAGGTGGAGCGCGTCACCGCCCTGTCGAAGAACATTTCCTACGCGGTGGCGTCCTCCGACGTGCGCATCCTGTCGCCGATTCCGGGCAAGAGCGCCATCGGCATCGAAATCCCGAACGCCGACAAGGAAGTCGTGGCGCTGGGGGACGTGCTGCGTTCCAACGCCGCCCGCAAGACCGAACATCCCATGGTCATGGGCGTGGGCAAGGACGTGGAGGGCGGCTTCGTGGTGGCCAACCTGGCCAAGATGCCGCACCTGCTGGTGGCCGGAGCCACCGGCGCCGGCAAATCCTCCTTCGTGAACTCCATGATCACGTCCATCCTGATGCGTTCGACGCCGGATGAGGTGCGCATGGTGATGGTGGACCCGAAGCGCGTGGAGCTGACCGCCTATGAGGGCGTTCCGCACCTGATCACTCCGATCATCACCAATCCCAAGAAGGCCGCCGAGGCACTGCAGTGGGTGGTCCGCGAGATGGACACCCGCTACGACGACCTCGCGAACTTCGGCTTCAAGCACATCGACGACTTCAACAAGGCAGTGAAGCTGGGCAAGGTCATCCCGCCGGCCGGCTCCAAGCGCGTGGTCCGGGCCTATCCGTACCTGCTGGTCATCGTTGACGAGCTCGCCGACCTGATGATGGTCGCCCCGCGCGACGTCGAAGACTCGATCGTCCGCATCACCCAGCTCGCGCGTGCCGCCGGCATCCACCTGGTGCTGGCCACCCAGCGACCCTCGGTGGACGTCGTCACCGGCCTGATCAAGGCCAACGTGCCCTCGCGCATGGCGTTCGCGACGTCGTCGGTCACCGACTCCCGCGTGGTCCTGGACCAGCCGGGTGCCGAAAAGCTGCTGGGCCAGGGTGACGCCCTGTTCCTGCCGATGGGTGCCAACAAGCCGATCCGCGTCCAGGGCGCCTGGGTCACCGAATCGGAAATCCACCGCGTCGTTGAGCATGTCAAGGGCCAGCTGGGAGCCGTCTACCGCGAGGACGTCACGGTCACCGCGCCCAAGAAGCAGATCGAAGACGACATCGGCGACGACATGGACCTGCTGCTGCAGGCCACCGAACTGGTGGTCACCACGCAGTTCGGCTCCACCTCGATGCTCCAGCGCAAGCTGCGCGTCGGCTTCGCCAAGGCCGGGCGCCTGATGGACCTGCTGGAGTCGCGCGGCGTCGTCGGGCCCTCCGAAGGCTCCAAGGCACGCGACGTCATGGTCAAGCCCGACGATCTCGCTGCCACGCTGGCGGCGATCAGCGGCGGCGACGGCGCCAACGGCGCCAACGGTCCCGGCGCGGCCGAAACTGCGGCGCTGGCAGCGAATGCCAACGCCAACCACGGCTTCGAACCCGAGGGCCCGGTGGACCTGGTCGCCCAGGACCTGGAGAGCCGGAAGCAGTCCGCCGAGTATTACGACGGCGGTGAGGACGACGACGGGGACGGATCCGAGGACGCCTGGAAACTTACCGGCCACTGA
- the pgsA gene encoding CDP-diacylglycerol--glycerol-3-phosphate 3-phosphatidyltransferase, with protein sequence MSNSTSGNVPVLNIANVLTVIRILMVPLFIWLLLADEGRGELYRWLAVATFAVAIYTDKLDGDLARSRGLITDFGKIADPIADKLLIGSALVMLSALGELWWWVTIVILIREIGITLLRFVVIRYGVMAASRGGKLKTVIQTLAIFLLLLPLTTWLGAWAWWIGAVVMAAALVVTVVTGVDYVIQAVKLRRRALQNPGSR encoded by the coding sequence GTGAGCAACTCTACTTCCGGGAACGTCCCCGTCCTGAACATCGCCAACGTGCTGACGGTCATCCGCATCCTGATGGTTCCGCTGTTCATCTGGCTGCTGCTGGCCGATGAGGGCCGCGGCGAACTGTACCGCTGGCTGGCGGTGGCAACATTCGCCGTCGCCATCTACACCGACAAGCTCGACGGCGACCTCGCCCGCAGCCGCGGGCTGATCACCGACTTCGGCAAGATCGCTGATCCGATCGCCGACAAGCTCCTGATCGGCTCGGCCCTGGTCATGCTGTCAGCGCTGGGCGAGCTGTGGTGGTGGGTGACCATCGTGATCCTGATCCGGGAAATCGGCATCACGCTGCTCCGGTTCGTCGTGATTCGATACGGCGTCATGGCCGCGTCCCGCGGCGGCAAGCTCAAGACGGTCATCCAGACCTTGGCGATCTTCCTGCTGCTGCTGCCGCTGACTACCTGGCTGGGCGCATGGGCATGGTGGATCGGCGCGGTCGTCATGGCCGCCGCCCTCGTTGTCACTGTCGTCACCGGCGTGGACTATGTCATCCAGGCCGTGAAGCTTCGCCGCCGGGCACTGCAGAATCCGGGCAGCCGGTGA
- a CDS encoding CinA family protein — translation MSAAAPDAAAAVSAASAAGLTLATAESLTAGMVAAELGSVPGASAVLLGGVVAYANSVKKEVLGVDGGLLAAAGSVDAEVARQMAAGARRVLAADIGISTTGVAGPEPHDGKPVGCVFIAVAGPEQTLVREFSFSGDRVAIRRQACNEALILLARVLAARP, via the coding sequence GTGAGCGCAGCCGCTCCCGACGCTGCCGCAGCAGTCTCCGCCGCCTCCGCGGCGGGCCTGACCCTGGCCACGGCGGAGTCACTGACCGCCGGCATGGTCGCCGCCGAGCTCGGCTCGGTTCCCGGTGCCTCCGCGGTGCTGCTGGGCGGAGTGGTGGCCTACGCCAACTCTGTGAAGAAAGAAGTCCTCGGTGTCGACGGCGGCCTGCTGGCCGCCGCGGGATCCGTCGATGCCGAGGTAGCCCGGCAGATGGCGGCCGGCGCCCGCCGGGTCCTGGCGGCGGACATCGGTATTTCCACCACCGGCGTCGCCGGACCGGAACCGCATGACGGCAAGCCCGTGGGCTGCGTGTTTATCGCCGTGGCCGGTCCGGAACAGACTCTGGTCCGGGAGTTTTCCTTTTCGGGGGACCGGGTGGCCATCCGCCGGCAGGCCTGCAACGAAGCACTTATACTGCTCGCCCGGGTCCTTGCGGCCCGTCCGTAA
- a CDS encoding helix-turn-helix transcriptional regulator — protein sequence MVKQPVSVNGVIRWRDVGLAEDAHREPKERKMVVLRHEIGDVLRDVRQRQGRTLREVSHSARVSLGYLSEVERGQKEASSELLSSICTALDVPLSLMLREVSDRVASAEGIAIPDTVPSEFSREFAREFPDDMARDLARTP from the coding sequence ATGGTTAAGCAACCCGTATCCGTGAACGGCGTTATTCGCTGGCGGGATGTAGGGTTGGCGGAAGATGCACACCGGGAACCTAAGGAGCGCAAAATGGTTGTTCTTCGTCATGAAATTGGCGACGTACTGCGCGATGTCCGTCAGCGTCAGGGTCGCACCCTGCGCGAGGTATCGCACAGCGCACGCGTTTCACTTGGTTACCTCAGCGAGGTGGAACGGGGCCAGAAAGAAGCCTCGTCGGAACTTCTCTCCTCGATCTGCACCGCGCTGGACGTGCCCCTGTCTCTGATGCTTCGTGAGGTCAGCGACCGTGTGGCGAGTGCAGAGGGCATCGCCATACCCGACACCGTCCCATCCGAGTTCTCGCGCGAGTTTGCCCGCGAATTTCCGGATGACATGGCCCGGGATTTGGCCCGCACACCGTAG
- a CDS encoding MarR family winged helix-turn-helix transcriptional regulator — MTEQASSPDPRQHEAAIETLEHALSVLWRRARSNSHKVAREVHPDMEPAAYGLLVLLQRQKAMRLTDIAASIGIGKPSVSRQIVMLESLGLVQKHADPEDGRAQTISLTREGSRALARTQAARKDLFRTLLEDWDEGDLVQLGSLLTKLNDSYARER; from the coding sequence ATGACCGAGCAGGCATCCTCCCCAGACCCCCGGCAGCACGAAGCGGCCATCGAAACCTTGGAACATGCCCTGTCGGTGCTGTGGCGCCGCGCCCGGTCCAATTCGCACAAGGTGGCCCGCGAGGTGCACCCCGACATGGAGCCGGCGGCCTACGGGCTGCTGGTGCTGCTGCAGCGGCAGAAGGCCATGCGCCTGACCGACATTGCCGCCAGCATCGGCATCGGCAAGCCCTCAGTCAGCCGGCAGATCGTCATGCTCGAAAGCCTCGGCCTTGTGCAGAAGCACGCCGACCCCGAGGACGGCCGGGCGCAGACGATATCCCTGACACGGGAAGGCTCCCGGGCGCTGGCCAGAACCCAGGCGGCCCGCAAGGACCTGTTCCGCACCCTGCTGGAAGATTGGGATGAAGGGGACCTGGTGCAGCTCGGATCGCTGCTGACCAAGCTCAACGACTCGTACGCACGGGAACGCTGA